A genomic region of Dehalococcoidia bacterium contains the following coding sequences:
- the hemL gene encoding glutamate-1-semialdehyde 2,1-aminomutase: protein MNRSKSKELFAEAQKYLPGGVDSPVRAFKAVGGEPVFIERGLGSKLYDVDGNEYIDYVCSWGPLILGHAHPDIVAALRRAAGGGTSYGAPTELETELAKMICEAMPSIEKVRFVSSGTEAAMSAIRLARAFTGREKIIKFDGCYHGHSDGLLARAGSGVATLGLPDSPGVPSGYAANTLIASYNNLSHVEEIFDRHEDIAAVIVEPVAANMGVVAPRPMFLEGLRSLTAANGALLIFDEVITGFRVAYGGAQGLYGIRPDLTCLGKIIGGGLPVGAYGGRDEIMSMVAPVGPVYQAGTLSGNPLAVSAGITTLEALKRGDAYEDLERKSRCLEEGIMRAADSLGAGVKVSRIGSLLTAFFASNLPTDYKSARKSEIKAFAVFHSALLKRGVYWPPSQFEAAFVSTAHSDEDIDTTISAVEEALGLVA from the coding sequence ATGAATAGAAGCAAATCAAAAGAGCTGTTCGCGGAGGCGCAGAAGTATCTGCCCGGCGGCGTGGATAGTCCGGTGCGCGCCTTCAAGGCCGTTGGCGGGGAGCCCGTGTTCATCGAGCGCGGGCTCGGCTCGAAGCTATACGATGTCGACGGTAATGAATATATCGACTACGTCTGCTCCTGGGGGCCGCTGATACTGGGCCACGCGCATCCCGATATCGTGGCGGCGCTGAGGCGCGCCGCCGGGGGCGGCACCAGCTACGGGGCGCCGACCGAGCTCGAAACCGAGCTGGCCAAGATGATATGCGAGGCCATGCCGTCGATCGAAAAGGTTCGCTTTGTCAGCTCCGGCACGGAGGCGGCCATGAGCGCGATACGTCTGGCGCGGGCCTTCACCGGGCGGGAGAAAATAATCAAGTTCGACGGCTGCTATCACGGCCATTCGGACGGGCTGCTGGCCAGGGCCGGGTCCGGGGTGGCCACGCTGGGCCTGCCCGACAGCCCGGGAGTGCCGTCGGGATACGCTGCCAATACCCTCATCGCATCTTACAATAATTTAAGCCATGTCGAGGAGATATTCGATCGGCACGAGGATATCGCGGCGGTGATCGTCGAACCGGTTGCCGCTAACATGGGAGTGGTAGCGCCGCGCCCGATGTTCCTGGAGGGGCTGCGTTCGCTGACTGCGGCTAACGGCGCGCTGCTCATCTTCGACGAGGTGATAACCGGCTTCCGCGTGGCCTATGGCGGGGCGCAGGGGTTGTACGGAATCAGGCCCGACCTTACGTGTCTGGGGAAGATAATTGGCGGGGGATTGCCGGTCGGAGCCTACGGCGGCCGCGATGAGATCATGAGCATGGTAGCGCCTGTCGGGCCTGTTTATCAGGCGGGCACACTGTCAGGCAATCCACTGGCCGTGTCAGCAGGTATCACCACGCTGGAAGCGCTTAAGCGCGGCGACGCTTATGAGGATCTCGAACGCAAATCGCGCTGTCTGGAGGAGGGCATCATGCGGGCGGCAGATTCGCTCGGCGCGGGAGTCAAGGTATCGCGCATAGGGTCGCTTCTCACCGCGTTCTTTGCATCGAATCTTCCTACAGATTACAAATCGGCGAGAAAGTCCGAAATTAAAGCGTTCGCAGTATTTCATAGCGCGTTGCTGAAGAGAGGCGTTTACTGGCCTCCGTCGCAGTTCGAGGCGGCATTTGTATCGACGGCTCACAGTGATGAGGATATCGATACTACGATTTCGGCTGTAGAAGAAGCCTTGGGCTTGGTGGCTTAG
- the hemA gene encoding glutamyl-tRNA reductase, whose product MSGDNLISSPHIYLTGVSHETAPLQVRERLSIPRGRVHEALARLGTYVGGGVILATCNRTEIYSICNDKESLAEPIQKFFCEWSGFSQDQLAPHLYTTRGLDAARHLTETAAGLCSMIVGEWEIQGQVRRALQAAEADGMADPHIKKVFQQAIRIGRRVRDETDISRNALSVSSVAVRLAAGAVGDVRKCRVVLVGAGQAGKLVARAFAQRGVADIAIINRSPECAAELAGSIGGRAVDLGLLREETEAADIVISCTGAPHFVVDYDIVSDIMRTRPSRPLVIVDIAVPRDIDTSVRGIEGVHLYDIDDFMNVSKTHRRAREKEIARAMSIIDEEMERFAEQWHAMSVKPVVDALMQKAEDIRKRQLQLTLKKLPPLSAEERESIEAMTRSIVNKILHNPVECLKGNGHDDGAMVETVKELFDIEIEASRKK is encoded by the coding sequence ATGAGCGGGGATAACTTGATATCGAGCCCGCATATATATTTAACCGGGGTGAGCCATGAAACGGCTCCGCTTCAGGTTAGAGAACGTTTAAGCATACCCAGGGGGCGCGTTCACGAGGCGCTGGCGCGGCTTGGCACCTACGTCGGTGGCGGGGTCATCCTGGCGACGTGCAACAGGACCGAGATATATTCTATCTGCAACGATAAAGAATCGCTGGCGGAGCCGATTCAGAAGTTTTTCTGCGAGTGGTCGGGTTTTTCACAGGATCAACTGGCCCCGCATCTTTACACGACAAGAGGGCTTGATGCGGCAAGACACCTGACAGAGACGGCGGCCGGGCTGTGCTCCATGATCGTGGGCGAGTGGGAGATACAGGGACAGGTCCGGCGGGCGCTCCAGGCCGCGGAGGCGGACGGGATGGCGGATCCGCACATCAAGAAGGTGTTCCAGCAGGCCATCCGCATCGGCAGGCGAGTGCGCGATGAAACTGATATCAGCAGGAACGCGCTCTCGGTAAGCTCGGTAGCGGTGAGGCTGGCGGCCGGGGCCGTCGGCGATGTACGTAAGTGTCGCGTCGTGTTGGTGGGGGCCGGTCAGGCGGGGAAGCTGGTGGCGCGGGCCTTTGCTCAGCGCGGGGTCGCTGATATAGCGATAATAAATCGTTCGCCGGAGTGCGCCGCTGAGCTTGCAGGGTCGATAGGCGGCAGGGCTGTTGATCTAGGCCTGCTGCGGGAAGAGACGGAGGCCGCCGATATCGTTATCTCGTGCACCGGCGCTCCGCACTTCGTGGTCGATTACGATATAGTCTCGGATATTATGCGCACACGTCCCTCGCGCCCGCTTGTAATAGTCGATATAGCCGTTCCGCGCGACATCGACACCAGCGTCAGAGGCATTGAGGGAGTGCATCTTTACGATATCGATGATTTTATGAATGTATCGAAGACGCACCGCAGGGCCAGGGAGAAGGAGATCGCCAGGGCCATGTCCATCATCGATGAGGAGATGGAGAGGTTCGCGGAGCAGTGGCACGCCATGAGCGTGAAGCCCGTAGTGGATGCATTGATGCAGAAGGCCGAAGATATACGGAAACGCCAGCTTCAACTCACCTTGAAGAAACTGCCGCCGCTGTCGGCTGAGGAGCGGGAGAGCATCGAGGCCATGACCAGATCGATCGTGAACAAGATATTACATAACCCGGTGGAATGTTTAAAGGGCAACGGCCACGATGACGGGGCCATGGTGGAAACCGTGAAAGAGCTGTTCGACATAGAAATTGAGGCGTCACGTAAGAAATGA
- the hemB gene encoding porphobilinogen synthase, producing the protein MAGYPQVRLRRLRRNQPMRRLFRETSLGVDDLVYPLFVTHGRGIKRKVDSMPGVFQYSVDKLASEAKEVAGLGINAVLLFGIPDSKDEVGSSAYKSNGVVQRAIRAIKKAAPDLLVITDVCLCEYTSHGHCGVIVDGDVDNDKTLGLLARMAVSHAEAGADIVAPSDMMDGRVGAIRSALDEAGFSRVPIMSYAVKYASAFYGPFRDAAQSAPQFGDRRSYQMDGANVREALREAEQDAAEGADIIMVKPALSYLDVIHKVRSRVDCPVAAYNVSGEYAMVKAAAARGWIDERRIVMEILTSIKRAGADVIITYHAKDVARWLRE; encoded by the coding sequence ATGGCCGGTTATCCACAGGTCAGGCTGCGCCGGCTGCGCCGGAACCAGCCTATGCGGCGGCTGTTCCGGGAAACATCGCTCGGCGTGGACGACCTCGTCTATCCGCTGTTCGTGACGCATGGCCGCGGTATCAAGCGCAAGGTCGATTCCATGCCAGGGGTCTTTCAATACTCGGTCGATAAACTGGCGAGCGAGGCGAAGGAGGTCGCCGGCCTCGGCATCAATGCCGTTCTGCTGTTCGGCATCCCCGATAGCAAGGACGAAGTCGGTTCGTCTGCGTATAAATCGAACGGCGTCGTGCAGAGAGCGATACGGGCGATAAAGAAGGCCGCGCCTGACCTGCTGGTGATAACGGATGTCTGCCTATGCGAATACACCAGCCACGGTCACTGCGGCGTCATCGTCGACGGCGACGTGGATAACGATAAAACGCTGGGCTTGCTGGCCCGCATGGCGGTCTCGCACGCGGAAGCGGGAGCCGATATCGTCGCTCCGTCCGACATGATGGATGGAAGGGTCGGCGCGATACGCTCGGCGCTGGATGAGGCTGGATTTAGTCGCGTGCCGATAATGTCGTACGCGGTGAAATACGCCTCGGCTTTCTACGGGCCGTTCCGCGACGCGGCGCAGTCGGCCCCGCAGTTCGGCGACAGGCGCTCCTACCAGATGGACGGCGCTAATGTCAGGGAGGCGCTGCGGGAGGCAGAGCAGGATGCGGCGGAGGGCGCCGACATCATAATGGTAAAGCCGGCGCTGTCCTATCTCGACGTGATTCATAAGGTTCGCAGCCGGGTCGACTGTCCGGTTGCGGCGTACAACGTGAGCGGCGAGTATGCGATGGTCAAGGCGGCTGCGGCGCGCGGCTGGATCGACGAACGCCGCATCGTCATGGAGATACTCACCTCTATAAAACGGGCGGGCGCGGATGTCATTATTACCTATCATGCGAAAGATGTGGCGCGGTGGCTGCGGGAATAA
- the cobA gene encoding uroporphyrinogen-III C-methyltransferase: MQKGSVYLVGAGPGGIGLITLRGLELLRQADVIVYDRLADDGLLARARGDAEMIYVGKAAGDHSVEQGEIDRILVAKAKEGKSVVRLKGGDPFVLGRGGEEAEALFQGGIPFEVVPGVTSAVAVPAFAGIPVTHRGMASSFAVVTGHEDPTKEDSSVDWKKLATSVDTVVCLMGMGNLKVIVDRIIKGGRSLTTPVALIQNGAGPRQRTLVATLATIVAHAERADFRPPVVIVVGDVVALRERLAWFDNRPLFGKRVLVTRSRDQASKLSKLLSELGAEAVELPVIESRELEDTTKLDLAVSKLRKFQWVLFTSVNGVDAFWKRMRAAELDARWFGKVKIGAIGPATADSLRDLGLYPDFVSQEFTSDSMLEGLAELGIAGCRVLLPRSDIAPGELIDGLIKLGAKPIEVAAYRTTKPAGVDEKGSRRLLEGDIDIITFTSSSTVTNLLAALDGDVEAINRAKVACIGPATASAAQKAGIRVDIMAQEHTIPGLVAAIEAYFTSKKEGGS; encoded by the coding sequence ATGCAAAAAGGTTCTGTGTATCTCGTGGGCGCGGGGCCCGGCGGAATTGGGCTGATAACATTAAGAGGTCTGGAACTGCTGCGGCAGGCTGATGTAATTGTGTACGACCGGCTGGCGGATGACGGGCTGCTGGCCCGGGCGCGCGGCGATGCCGAGATGATTTATGTCGGCAAGGCCGCCGGAGATCACAGCGTCGAACAGGGAGAGATCGATCGTATACTGGTCGCTAAAGCAAAAGAGGGGAAATCGGTCGTTCGTCTTAAGGGCGGCGACCCGTTTGTGCTGGGGCGCGGCGGCGAGGAGGCGGAGGCGCTCTTCCAGGGCGGCATCCCGTTCGAGGTTGTGCCCGGCGTGACCTCGGCCGTGGCCGTTCCGGCCTTCGCGGGCATACCGGTGACACACCGCGGCATGGCGTCGTCATTCGCGGTCGTCACCGGCCACGAGGACCCGACCAAGGAAGATTCGAGCGTGGACTGGAAGAAGCTGGCCACATCGGTCGATACTGTTGTCTGCCTTATGGGCATGGGCAATCTTAAGGTGATAGTCGACCGTATCATAAAAGGCGGGAGGTCTCTGACTACGCCGGTGGCGCTGATACAGAACGGCGCCGGGCCGCGCCAGCGCACGCTGGTCGCTACACTGGCCACGATCGTGGCGCATGCCGAGCGCGCCGATTTCAGACCGCCGGTAGTTATCGTCGTCGGCGATGTGGTCGCGCTGCGCGAGCGGCTGGCCTGGTTCGACAACAGGCCGCTTTTCGGCAAGCGGGTGCTGGTGACGCGCTCGCGAGATCAGGCAAGTAAGCTGTCCAAGCTCCTCTCGGAACTCGGCGCCGAGGCGGTCGAGCTACCGGTGATCGAGTCCCGCGAACTCGAGGACACGACCAAGCTCGACCTCGCAGTATCGAAACTGAGGAAATTCCAATGGGTTCTGTTCACCAGCGTCAATGGCGTAGACGCCTTCTGGAAGCGCATGCGCGCCGCGGAACTGGACGCGCGCTGGTTCGGTAAAGTCAAGATCGGGGCTATCGGCCCGGCTACCGCTGATAGTCTCCGCGACCTCGGATTGTATCCGGATTTCGTTTCACAGGAGTTCACCAGCGATTCTATGCTTGAAGGGCTGGCGGAACTGGGCATAGCAGGATGCCGTGTGCTGCTGCCGCGCTCAGATATCGCGCCGGGGGAGCTTATCGACGGCCTGATAAAGCTCGGCGCAAAACCGATCGAGGTGGCGGCATATCGCACCACAAAGCCCGCAGGCGTCGACGAAAAAGGCAGCCGCAGACTACTCGAAGGCGATATCGATATCATCACATTCACCAGCTCGTCGACGGTGACGAATCTCCTTGCGGCGCTGGACGGCGATGTCGAGGCGATAAACAGGGCCAAGGTCGCCTGCATCGGGCCGGCCACGGCGTCCGCCGCGCAGAAGGCTGGCATCCGGGTCGATATCATGGCGCAGGAGCATACGATTCCCGGTCTGGTCGCGGCTATCGAGGCGTATTTCACGTCGAAAAAGGAAGGCGGTTCCTGA
- the hemC gene encoding hydroxymethylbilane synthase: MKGRIVIGSRKSKLALLQTQEGVDALSAAYPHLSFEVVKVKTEGDRDRKTSLRVLGGRGVFVKELEEALLRRDIDIAVHSLKDMPTDIPDGLKLAAVTKRLDPRDVLVSNGGDGLSKLASGSRIGTGSQRRSVQLLSQRRDIVVTDMRGNIDTRLRKCSNGEVDGIVMAAAALKRMNLEDRITEHLSTDVFVPAVGQGALGIEIRAEDGAIDELVAVLNHESSWREITAERAFLKALGGGCREPIAALAVVKGTSLHIRGMVANPATGEVKYSDVEGDSSQAEQMGVRLARRIMASGADRLIGRNE; the protein is encoded by the coding sequence ATGAAGGGGCGTATCGTTATAGGTTCGCGCAAGAGCAAGCTGGCGCTGCTGCAAACGCAGGAGGGCGTCGATGCTCTATCGGCGGCTTACCCGCATCTTTCCTTTGAGGTGGTCAAGGTCAAGACAGAGGGCGACCGCGATCGTAAGACCTCGTTAAGAGTGCTCGGCGGCAGGGGTGTATTCGTGAAGGAGCTTGAGGAGGCGCTGCTGCGGCGCGATATCGATATCGCCGTACACAGCCTCAAGGATATGCCTACCGATATTCCTGACGGATTGAAGCTGGCCGCCGTAACAAAGAGGCTGGACCCGCGCGATGTGCTGGTATCCAACGGCGGCGATGGCCTGTCGAAGTTGGCGTCGGGTTCCAGGATAGGCACGGGAAGCCAGAGGCGCAGCGTTCAGCTTTTATCGCAGCGCCGCGATATCGTCGTCACCGATATGAGGGGTAATATAGATACGCGATTGCGCAAGTGTTCGAACGGGGAGGTCGACGGCATCGTTATGGCGGCGGCGGCGCTGAAGCGCATGAATCTCGAAGACAGGATTACCGAGCATTTATCGACGGATGTTTTCGTGCCCGCCGTGGGACAGGGTGCTCTCGGCATCGAAATCCGCGCCGAGGATGGTGCTATAGACGAGCTTGTCGCTGTGTTGAATCACGAATCGTCATGGCGGGAGATCACTGCCGAGCGGGCCTTCCTCAAGGCGCTGGGCGGCGGCTGCCGCGAGCCGATAGCGGCGCTCGCCGTCGTAAAAGGAACGTCGCTGCACATCCGCGGCATGGTGGCCAACCCGGCGACGGGCGAGGTTAAATATTCCGATGTAGAGGGCGACTCTTCGCAAGCCGAGCAGATGGGCGTTCGCCTGGCTCGGAGGATTATGGCGTCGGGCGCTGACAGACTTATCGGGAGGAACGAGTGA
- a CDS encoding PAS domain S-box protein has translation MRDEEKSKEQLISELVELRERFDEQSAKLKQAQEIDKALRDSEKRSHELADLLPQMIFETDEQGNLIYGNRCAYETLGYTPEDVKKGLNVTDFVLPEDRLVIVDNLLKTLEGQPIEHPRNDFTIIRKDGTTFPSLIWPSIIISDNKPAGIRGICVDITEMKKAEEALRKSEERYRSVVDNASEAIIVAQDGMLKFFNPRALEIGGYTPDELSAIPFIELIHPDDRQMVVERHLRRLQGEEFDHTYPFRVVSKDGKSKWMEINSVLISWNGKPATLNFLSDVTKRKLTEDALRQSEEKLRLIFDSIKDDITITDLEGRIISMNEAGLRMSGYSRKEDVIGRNGFDFIADKDRARAIEDLTKQLTIKDGYTLSYYALRDKEGKEFDAEVSAAVLPDINGNANGFITVVRDITKRKLAEKKLQESEEKYKELVEQEKDVIFSVDASGHFTSINSAVVSWGFKPEQIIGRHFSEFIPAEWQGVVPGALDQILTSDDITAELVVSDANGKGRPIEFSATVIREGKEYRGVRGIVRDITERKQIEEALRESEQKLRLTFESINEAIILTDLEGNILDINEAGIRKSGYSFKAQLIGLNGLQFFAEEARPRVLEQLTNLLRDGSIPIIASKIISKTGRIYDVEASAVLLRDNTGNPTGLIVVIRDVSERKRMEEALRDSEEKLRFMFKSIIDAVVVVDLEGKILEVNDAGLILTGYSNRDDLIGVNAFDFVVEEDRERSFTDMMDSFKVGPGFLVQYRFKNKHGDLLFVEARGGMVFNASGEVTGFIVIVRDITERKRMEEALRDSEEKLRLTFESIEDAIVVIDLNGYITDLNEATLRIGGYAHKSQVIGRNAFDLIAPKDLHLVMEDLKERIAGRPKERMEYSIQPKGVKSIDVELTASTIHDEKGNPAGYIAVLRDITERKLAENQLRESEQKYKELVEREKDVIFSINESGIITSVNYAVTMWGYNPDEIIGRPYADFVPVKMLEKLEKNIPTRLLSEGEVVAEALGQDKTGTWRPIEFSATVILKDGNFAGVRGIVRDITERKLAEEALKQRNRELATLNKIAEALSHPVGLSKLLKTALDSVLETMSLDYGSVWLVDKISLELHLSTARGNKDIQITIADMNNALRSGKTTVAKYRPEVKTAKSGKTRREKSEQRKSIIGVPLKSKGGIVGVLGVVGDKHALSDSDMRLLETIGDQIAVAIENAQLVERLNELSITDDLTKLYNRRHFYEVLESEMNRTRRYGRCISLSMIDLDGFKKYNDKFGHASGDVILTDFAGSLKEGLRGTDTAFRYGGDEFIVILPSTNAERAKEVIERTRKKWLKKLAEQQPGTEKVLGFSAGIAQFPENAETVDGLVFLTDTALYYAKRGGKQRVMLISDLGTTSLDALSSPTLDQIYALAATVDTRDPYTYGHSKRVAAIAESLGRAIGLHGDELAELVAAAFLHDIGKVGVADVILTKPGKPEKEEWEAIKKHCAEGAKIIQHVKELASLAPYILHHHEWYNGTGYPDKLKGQKIPLAARIISVADAYDTMTAKRPYREAISPQEALKELERCSGTQFDPKLIEALRRISKAGLQVN, from the coding sequence ATGAGAGACGAAGAGAAAAGCAAAGAACAACTCATTAGCGAACTTGTCGAGTTGCGCGAGCGTTTCGACGAGCAGAGCGCCAAGCTCAAACAGGCGCAGGAAATCGACAAGGCGCTGCGTGACAGTGAGAAACGGTCCCATGAACTGGCCGACTTGCTGCCCCAGATGATATTCGAAACGGATGAGCAGGGCAATCTCATCTATGGCAACCGCTGTGCCTATGAGACGCTTGGCTATACTCCGGAAGATGTCAAGAAAGGCCTGAACGTCACGGATTTTGTGCTTCCGGAAGATCGGCTTGTTATCGTCGACAACCTCCTCAAGACCCTCGAAGGCCAGCCGATTGAGCATCCGCGCAACGATTTCACCATCATCAGAAAGGACGGCACAACATTCCCTTCGCTTATTTGGCCATCCATCATCATCAGCGACAACAAACCGGCAGGCATCCGCGGCATCTGCGTGGATATCACCGAAATGAAGAAAGCGGAAGAAGCGCTGCGCAAGAGCGAGGAACGCTATAGGTCGGTAGTGGACAACGCCAGCGAAGCGATAATCGTAGCCCAGGACGGAATGCTCAAGTTCTTCAACCCCAGGGCTCTCGAAATCGGAGGCTACACGCCGGATGAACTATCTGCTATACCGTTCATCGAGCTCATACACCCCGATGACCGCCAGATGGTTGTCGAGCGGCACCTGAGAAGACTGCAGGGCGAAGAGTTCGACCATACATATCCTTTCAGGGTTGTGTCCAAGGACGGAAAAAGCAAATGGATGGAGATCAACTCCGTACTTATCTCCTGGAACGGCAAGCCGGCCACCCTTAACTTCCTGAGCGACGTTACCAAACGAAAGCTTACTGAGGACGCCCTGCGCCAATCTGAAGAGAAGCTGCGGCTCATCTTCGACTCCATTAAAGACGATATAACGATCACGGACCTGGAAGGCCGCATCATCTCGATGAACGAAGCGGGCCTACGAATGTCCGGCTACAGCCGCAAAGAAGATGTCATCGGACGCAACGGCTTTGATTTCATCGCAGATAAGGATCGAGCCAGAGCCATAGAAGATTTGACAAAACAACTGACGATAAAAGATGGCTATACCTTATCGTACTATGCTCTGAGAGATAAAGAAGGGAAAGAGTTCGATGCCGAGGTAAGCGCGGCCGTGCTGCCGGATATTAACGGAAACGCGAACGGATTTATAACGGTTGTACGCGACATCACCAAACGCAAACTGGCTGAGAAAAAGCTGCAGGAAAGCGAAGAAAAATACAAAGAGTTGGTTGAACAGGAGAAGGACGTTATCTTCTCCGTGGACGCATCGGGCCATTTTACATCTATCAACTCGGCGGTAGTATCCTGGGGATTCAAACCGGAGCAAATAATAGGACGACATTTCTCTGAATTTATACCGGCTGAATGGCAAGGAGTTGTGCCGGGAGCGCTTGATCAGATATTAACGTCTGATGATATTACCGCTGAACTTGTTGTTTCCGACGCTAACGGCAAGGGCCGTCCCATCGAATTCAGCGCCACCGTTATCAGAGAAGGCAAGGAATACAGAGGCGTGCGGGGCATTGTCCGCGATATCACAGAGCGCAAACAAATCGAGGAAGCACTGCGCGAATCGGAACAGAAACTGCGACTCACTTTCGAATCCATCAACGAGGCCATCATTCTGACAGACCTGGAAGGAAACATTCTGGACATCAATGAAGCGGGCATAAGGAAATCGGGATACAGCTTCAAGGCGCAGTTGATCGGCCTCAACGGCCTGCAATTCTTCGCAGAAGAAGCTAGACCCAGAGTTTTGGAACAACTGACCAATCTCCTTAGGGATGGCAGTATACCAATAATCGCCTCTAAGATTATAAGCAAAACCGGCCGGATTTATGACGTCGAGGCCAGCGCCGTACTGCTGCGCGATAATACCGGCAATCCCACAGGTCTCATTGTAGTTATAAGAGATGTATCCGAGCGCAAGCGCATGGAGGAGGCCTTACGGGACTCAGAGGAAAAACTGCGCTTCATGTTCAAGTCCATCATCGACGCCGTTGTAGTTGTAGACCTTGAAGGTAAAATCCTGGAAGTGAACGATGCGGGGTTAATACTTACTGGATACAGCAATAGAGACGATCTCATAGGAGTGAACGCCTTCGATTTCGTTGTCGAGGAGGATCGAGAGAGATCATTCACTGATATGATGGACTCGTTCAAAGTTGGGCCCGGCTTCCTTGTCCAGTATCGGTTCAAAAATAAACATGGCGATCTGCTGTTCGTAGAGGCCAGGGGCGGTATGGTTTTCAACGCTTCCGGCGAAGTTACCGGTTTCATAGTTATCGTAAGGGATATCACCGAGCGCAAGCGCATGGAGGAGGCTTTGCGCGATTCGGAGGAGAAACTTAGGCTGACCTTCGAATCGATAGAAGACGCTATAGTAGTGATCGACCTCAACGGTTATATCACGGACCTGAACGAGGCGACTCTCCGAATAGGGGGCTATGCCCATAAAAGCCAGGTTATCGGGCGCAACGCCTTTGACCTGATCGCTCCAAAAGACCTGCACCTTGTTATGGAAGACCTGAAAGAACGCATTGCGGGACGTCCCAAAGAGAGAATGGAGTACTCGATCCAACCTAAAGGTGTCAAGTCCATTGATGTGGAACTGACGGCCTCAACCATACATGACGAGAAGGGTAACCCCGCGGGATACATCGCCGTCCTGCGGGATATTACGGAGCGTAAACTGGCGGAAAATCAGCTTAGAGAGAGCGAACAGAAATATAAAGAGCTCGTTGAGAGAGAGAAAGACGTTATTTTCTCCATCAACGAGTCCGGGATAATCACCTCGGTTAATTATGCCGTTACGATGTGGGGATACAATCCGGATGAGATTATCGGAAGGCCTTATGCCGACTTTGTGCCCGTGAAAATGCTGGAAAAGTTAGAAAAGAATATCCCGACACGGCTGCTGTCCGAGGGCGAAGTGGTAGCTGAGGCTTTGGGACAGGACAAGACGGGGACTTGGCGCCCCATAGAGTTCAGCGCGACTGTTATCCTCAAGGATGGAAATTTCGCCGGCGTCAGAGGTATAGTGCGGGATATCACGGAGCGCAAACTGGCGGAGGAAGCGTTGAAACAACGCAACAGGGAGCTGGCGACGCTTAACAAGATAGCCGAAGCGCTCAGCCATCCCGTTGGCTTGAGCAAACTTCTCAAGACCGCTCTGGACAGCGTTTTGGAGACAATGTCTCTTGATTACGGCAGTGTCTGGCTTGTAGATAAGATATCCCTGGAATTGCATCTATCCACCGCCAGGGGGAATAAGGATATTCAAATCACGATAGCCGATATGAACAACGCCTTGCGGTCGGGGAAAACCACCGTTGCAAAATACCGCCCCGAGGTCAAGACGGCGAAATCGGGAAAGACGCGGAGGGAGAAATCCGAGCAGCGCAAGTCGATTATAGGAGTGCCGTTGAAGTCGAAGGGCGGGATAGTGGGCGTGCTGGGCGTCGTCGGCGACAAACACGCATTATCTGACAGCGACATGCGGCTGCTGGAAACAATCGGCGACCAGATAGCCGTAGCTATCGAGAACGCGCAGCTGGTTGAAAGACTGAACGAGCTTTCCATAACCGACGACCTTACCAAACTGTATAACCGGCGCCATTTCTACGAAGTACTTGAGAGCGAGATGAACCGCACACGGCGTTACGGGCGCTGTATCTCACTGTCCATGATAGACCTTGACGGCTTCAAAAAATACAATGACAAGTTCGGTCACGCCAGCGGAGACGTTATCCTCACAGACTTCGCCGGCTCCCTCAAAGAAGGTTTGCGCGGCACCGATACCGCGTTTCGTTACGGCGGCGATGAATTCATCGTCATCCTGCCTTCAACCAACGCCGAGAGGGCCAAGGAAGTCATAGAAAGAACCCGCAAGAAATGGCTCAAGAAACTTGCGGAACAGCAGCCAGGCACCGAGAAAGTGCTGGGATTCAGCGCCGGCATCGCCCAGTTCCCGGAGAATGCCGAGACGGTTGACGGTCTGGTTTTCCTCACCGACACCGCCCTGTACTACGCAAAGAGGGGCGGCAAGCAAAGGGTCATGTTGATCTCGGACCTTGGCACCACTTCCCTCGACGCGCTCAGTTCGCCGACGTTAGACCAGATTTACGCGCTGGCGGCAACGGTGGACACCAGAGACCCGTACACTTACGGCCATTCAAAGAGGGTGGCCGCCATAGCGGAATCGCTGGGACGGGCTATAGGGTTGCACGGCGATGAACTGGCCGAGCTGGTAGCCGCGGCGTTCCTGCACGATATAGGCAAGGTGGGAGTGGCGGACGTAATTCTGACCAAGCCCGGGAAGCCAGAAAAAGAAGAGTGGGAAGCTATTAAGAAGCACTGTGCCGAAGGCGCCAAGATCATACAGCATGTCAAAGAGCTCGCATCCCTGGCTCCGTATATCCTGCACCATCATGAATGGTATAACGGAACGGGCTATCCCGATAAACTCAAGGGCCAGAAGATACCGCTCGCCGCGAGAATAATCAGCGTCGCGGACGCCTATGATACTATGACCGCTAAGCGCCCTTACCGCGAGGCCATATCGCCGCAGGAAGCGCTCAAAGAACTGGAAAGGTGCTCCGGTACGCAGTTCGACCCCAAGCTGATAGAGGCGCTGCGGCGCATCAGCAAAGCGGGTCTGCAAGTGAACTAG